One stretch of Natronolimnobius baerhuensis DNA includes these proteins:
- a CDS encoding ferredoxin, giving the protein MRVEFDEDTCIGMYQCVAEWDAFTEDKSRGKAILEDSEEVEDGVFSREVPEDAELDAKFAARTCPVDAIRIYDDDGEQLIP; this is encoded by the coding sequence ATGAGAGTCGAATTCGACGAGGACACCTGCATCGGGATGTACCAGTGCGTTGCCGAGTGGGATGCCTTCACAGAAGACAAATCGCGCGGCAAGGCGATTCTCGAGGACAGCGAGGAAGTCGAAGACGGCGTGTTCTCCCGCGAGGTCCCTGAGGACGCCGAACTCGACGCAAAGTTCGCCGCCCGAACCTGTCCCGTTGATGCAATCAGAATCTACGATGATGACGGCGAGCAGTTGATTCCCTGA
- the cgi121 gene encoding KEOPS complex subunit Cgi121, which translates to MELLECRLRIDDIDAFVADLAEIGDRYNVTIQAFDARYVADRAHLEQALAFADRAFERGENVARDRAVEILLYAAGRRQIDRALEMGVSKGDNRAVVLIDCAGTDAGESDSEETETAALEAVTDLEAFVERTGTLARQDKDTLCAFFDVPPAERAATDASLAALVRERVALLEVEK; encoded by the coding sequence ATGGAGCTACTCGAGTGCCGTCTCCGAATCGACGATATCGACGCGTTCGTCGCCGACCTCGCGGAAATTGGCGACCGGTATAACGTGACGATTCAGGCGTTCGACGCACGCTACGTCGCCGACCGCGCTCACCTCGAGCAAGCCCTCGCGTTCGCGGATCGAGCCTTCGAGCGCGGCGAGAACGTCGCCCGCGACCGTGCCGTCGAAATCCTGCTATACGCTGCCGGCCGGCGACAGATCGACCGCGCCCTCGAGATGGGCGTTAGCAAGGGCGATAATCGGGCTGTGGTCCTCATCGACTGCGCTGGCACAGACGCTGGAGAGTCTGACAGCGAAGAAACAGAAACCGCGGCGCTCGAGGCCGTCACCGATCTCGAGGCGTTCGTCGAACGGACAGGGACGCTGGCACGGCAAGACAAGGACACGCTATGTGCGTTCTTCGACGTTCCACCGGCAGAGCGGGCCGCGACTGATGCCTCGCTGGCGGCACTCGTTCGCGAGCGAGTGGCCTTGCTCGAGGTCGAAAAGTAA
- a CDS encoding VIT1/CCC1 transporter family protein produces the protein MERLERIRRVIAKDDVRAISRRYFIANGFDGTLTSIGVVVGAYLSGIGDGMTAIMIGLGAAVGLGTSGVWSVWEIERAEALVEQERIEQAMLTELEDTRLQRENRAAQIVHATASATGPILAIVLVLAPLALEGVVFTMFQAVLASILVGIAILATFGIYLASISRQRWYVAAVRMGIAGIVVAALNVVLPG, from the coding sequence ATGGAGCGACTCGAGCGTATCCGACGCGTTATCGCCAAAGACGACGTCCGCGCAATCTCGAGGCGGTACTTCATCGCGAACGGCTTCGACGGCACGCTCACTAGCATCGGCGTCGTCGTCGGCGCGTATCTCTCGGGCATCGGCGACGGCATGACAGCGATTATGATCGGCCTCGGCGCGGCTGTCGGCCTCGGTACCTCCGGCGTCTGGAGCGTCTGGGAGATCGAACGCGCCGAGGCGCTGGTCGAACAGGAACGCATCGAGCAGGCGATGCTCACCGAACTCGAGGATACGCGTCTCCAGCGCGAGAATCGGGCGGCCCAAATCGTCCACGCGACGGCGAGTGCGACCGGCCCCATTTTGGCAATCGTGCTCGTCCTCGCGCCGCTCGCACTCGAGGGCGTCGTCTTCACGATGTTCCAGGCCGTTCTCGCGTCGATTCTCGTCGGTATTGCGATTCTGGCGACGTTCGGGATCTATCTCGCATCGATCTCGAGACAGCGGTGGTACGTCGCAGCCGTCCGGATGGGGATCGCGGGTATCGTCGTTGCTGCGCTCAACGTCGTCTTACCGGGCTGA
- a CDS encoding DUF6498-containing protein, with amino-acid sequence MSPTSKRSQTAFVWVILANLASLAVIWWYDWQAHALLLVYWLETAVIAMVYAAKIRRAEGTDDPRDSRSWTKFAGRPAEWYIGKSNAKVADGIVLTFIGPWLLTGAVILVIPLIEDLTVEFASLEVVVLAAASLVGYHCFSYWITYVGRREYERRGPVSLLVEPGPYLWALLASVFVGLGATQFTRNPATLIGSLVFCKTCADLLAHRRERKRMLE; translated from the coding sequence GTGTCCCCGACATCGAAGCGATCGCAAACCGCGTTCGTCTGGGTCATTCTCGCGAACCTCGCCTCGCTGGCCGTCATCTGGTGGTACGACTGGCAGGCCCACGCCCTTCTGCTGGTCTACTGGCTGGAAACTGCCGTCATCGCGATGGTCTACGCCGCGAAGATCCGTCGAGCCGAGGGGACCGACGATCCCCGGGACAGTCGGTCGTGGACGAAGTTCGCCGGCCGGCCAGCCGAGTGGTACATCGGCAAGTCGAACGCGAAGGTCGCTGACGGGATCGTGTTGACCTTCATCGGCCCCTGGCTCCTTACGGGCGCGGTTATCCTCGTGATACCGTTGATCGAGGACCTGACGGTCGAATTCGCGAGTCTCGAAGTCGTCGTCCTCGCCGCTGCCAGTCTCGTCGGCTACCACTGTTTCTCCTACTGGATCACGTACGTCGGACGCCGAGAGTACGAACGACGAGGACCGGTCTCGTTGCTGGTCGAACCGGGACCGTATCTCTGGGCGCTCCTGGCGAGCGTCTTCGTCGGCCTGGGTGCGACCCAGTTTACTCGAAACCCGGCGACGCTGATCGGTAGCTTGGTGTTTTGCAAGACCTGTGCCGACCTGCTGGCTCACAGGAGAGAACGGAAACGGATGCTGGAGTGA
- the mdh gene encoding malate dehydrogenase, with protein MTKVSVVGAAGTVGAAAGYNIALRDIADELVFVDIPDQEDTTIGQAADTNHGAAYDSNTTVRQGGYEDTAGSDVVVITAGIPRQPGQTRIDLAGDNAPIMEDIGSSLAEYNDDFVTVTTSNPVDLLNRHLYEAGDRAREKVVGFGGRLDSARFRYVIAQRYDAPIQNVEATILGEHGDAQVPVFSKVRVDGQDLEFTDDEKETLLEELQASAMNVIEKKGATQWGPATGVGHTVEAILRDTGEVLPCSVPLEGEYGQEDTAFGVPCKLGSNGIEEVVEWDLTEFERNQLGEAAEKLSEQYDKIA; from the coding sequence ATGACGAAAGTTAGCGTGGTCGGCGCGGCCGGAACCGTCGGGGCCGCCGCAGGCTACAACATCGCGCTTCGGGACATCGCAGATGAACTCGTCTTCGTGGACATTCCGGACCAGGAAGACACGACAATCGGACAGGCCGCAGACACCAATCACGGGGCTGCCTACGACTCGAACACGACGGTCCGCCAGGGTGGCTACGAGGACACCGCGGGCTCGGACGTCGTCGTCATCACGGCCGGCATCCCGCGCCAGCCCGGCCAGACCCGCATCGACCTCGCGGGCGACAACGCGCCGATCATGGAGGACATCGGCTCCTCGCTCGCCGAGTACAACGACGACTTCGTCACCGTCACCACCTCGAACCCCGTCGACTTGCTGAACCGGCACCTCTACGAGGCCGGCGACCGCGCCCGCGAGAAGGTAGTCGGCTTCGGCGGCCGACTCGACTCCGCGCGCTTTCGCTACGTGATCGCCCAGCGCTACGACGCCCCCATCCAGAACGTCGAAGCGACCATCCTCGGCGAACACGGCGACGCCCAGGTCCCCGTCTTCTCGAAGGTCCGCGTCGACGGCCAAGACCTCGAGTTCACCGACGACGAGAAGGAAACGCTGCTCGAGGAGCTCCAGGCCTCGGCGATGAACGTCATCGAAAAGAAAGGCGCCACCCAGTGGGGTCCCGCGACTGGCGTCGGCCACACCGTCGAGGCCATCCTCCGCGATACGGGCGAAGTGCTTCCGTGCAGCGTCCCACTCGAGGGCGAGTACGGTCAGGAAGACACCGCATTCGGCGTCCCGTGTAAGCTCGGTTCGAACGGCATCGAAGAGGTCGTCGAGTGGGACCTCACCGAGTTCGAACGCAACCAGCTCGGCGAGGCCGCCGAGAAGCTCTCCGAACAGTACGACAAGATCGCCTGA
- a CDS encoding HAD family hydrolase has translation MTAYDAVLFDSDGVLVEPPPRETQTEATREAFRAVGVTDPDRRHVAAVVDGVTVEGLHEICAAYDLEPEAFWAARERHDERSQLVEFRDGTRTRYDDVTALSGLPMEVNCGVVSNNHHSTIEFVLEHFELGPFFDTYYGREMTIESLELKKPNTHYLERALDDLSVSVESTLYIGDSESDIVAAERAGLKSVFVRRSHCHEVELETAPTYEVEDLYGIAELVNS, from the coding sequence GTGACAGCCTACGACGCGGTCCTGTTCGACAGCGATGGCGTCCTCGTCGAGCCACCGCCGCGAGAAACACAGACCGAGGCCACACGCGAGGCGTTCCGCGCGGTCGGCGTCACCGACCCTGATCGACGACACGTCGCCGCCGTCGTCGACGGCGTGACCGTCGAGGGCCTTCACGAGATCTGCGCGGCGTACGACCTCGAGCCGGAGGCGTTCTGGGCGGCCCGTGAGCGCCACGACGAGCGGTCGCAACTGGTCGAGTTCAGAGACGGTACCCGAACGCGATACGACGACGTCACCGCGCTTTCCGGCCTTCCAATGGAGGTGAACTGCGGCGTCGTCAGCAACAATCACCACAGCACTATCGAGTTCGTTCTAGAACACTTCGAACTCGGCCCGTTCTTCGACACCTACTACGGCCGCGAGATGACGATTGAGAGCCTCGAATTGAAGAAGCCGAACACGCACTACCTCGAGCGTGCGCTGGACGATCTATCCGTCTCTGTCGAGTCAACGCTCTACATCGGCGACAGCGAGAGCGATATCGTCGCCGCAGAACGAGCGGGACTCAAGTCAGTCTTCGTCCGCCGGTCGCACTGTCACGAGGTCGAACTCGAGACGGCACCGACCTACGAGGTGGAGGATTTGTACGGCATCGCGGAACTCGTCAATAGCTGA
- a CDS encoding ATP-dependent DNA helicase has translation MNVEELSGLPPGAVSHFREEGIEELYPPQAAAVDAGALEGDNLVAAVPTASGKTMIAALSMLSAVNRGGKALYIVPLRALASEKKAEFEAYEAFGVTTGVATGNYESNSEWLATKDIVVATSEKVDSLVRNGADWLSDLTCVVSDEVHLIDDRNRGPTLEVTLAKLRKLNPGIQQVALSATVGNADEIADWLDAELIDTDWRPIDLQMGVHYGNALNFDDGSTREIPVEGSEKQEAALVRDILQEEGSSLVFVNSRRNAEAAARRLGQVSSEELTDEERADLAELAEQIRDDSDTETSADLAESVERGSAFHHAGLSSTQRSLVEDAFRDRLLKVISATPTLAAGVNTPARRVVVRDWRRFDPSAGGMAPLDVLEVHQMMGRAGRPGLDPYGEAVLLAKSHDESQELFDRYIWADPEAVRSKLAAEPALRTHVLATIASGFARTREGLLEFLEATLYASQSSEAGRLEAVTDNVLDYLERNDFIERDGGGGGSDVGGFTSAADLADNDGNGRSSGPDEDLEATSLGHTVSRLYLDPMSAAEIVHGLERADERPTALGLYQLISRTPDMYELYLRSGEDKTFGELFYERERELLGDPPSEFEDERFEDWLAALKTGKLLEDWAEEDDEERITERYKIGPGDLRGKVDTAEWLLGAAESLARETGSEWTVAVREARARVEHGVGEELLELVSVGGVGRKRARRLHDAGIEEPADLRSAEKGVILSVLKGEKTAENILENAGREDPSMDGVEPDKSSAASTSSGEDAERTDDTATDEDDENQASLGDF, from the coding sequence ATGAACGTCGAGGAGCTGTCGGGGCTCCCACCCGGTGCCGTCTCGCACTTTCGCGAGGAGGGCATCGAGGAGCTCTACCCGCCACAGGCCGCCGCCGTCGACGCTGGCGCACTCGAGGGGGACAATCTCGTCGCGGCCGTCCCCACCGCCAGCGGCAAGACGATGATCGCCGCCCTCTCGATGCTCTCGGCCGTGAACCGGGGCGGGAAAGCACTCTATATCGTCCCGCTGCGAGCCTTAGCCAGCGAGAAAAAAGCCGAGTTCGAAGCCTACGAGGCGTTCGGCGTCACGACCGGCGTCGCGACGGGCAACTACGAGTCCAACAGCGAGTGGCTCGCGACGAAGGATATCGTCGTCGCCACCAGCGAGAAGGTCGACTCGCTCGTGCGAAACGGCGCGGACTGGCTCTCCGATCTCACCTGCGTCGTCAGCGACGAGGTCCACCTGATCGACGACCGGAATCGCGGCCCGACGCTCGAGGTGACGCTCGCAAAGCTCCGCAAGCTCAATCCCGGCATCCAGCAGGTCGCGCTCTCGGCGACGGTGGGCAACGCCGACGAAATCGCCGACTGGCTCGACGCCGAGTTGATCGACACCGACTGGCGGCCAATCGACCTGCAGATGGGCGTCCACTACGGCAATGCCTTAAATTTCGACGACGGCTCGACCCGCGAGATCCCCGTCGAAGGAAGCGAGAAACAGGAAGCCGCGCTCGTCCGCGATATTCTTCAGGAGGAGGGTTCGTCGCTCGTGTTCGTCAACTCCCGGCGCAACGCCGAGGCCGCCGCCCGCAGATTGGGGCAGGTCTCGAGCGAGGAACTCACCGACGAGGAGCGCGCCGACCTCGCCGAGTTGGCCGAGCAGATCCGCGACGACAGCGATACCGAAACGAGCGCGGACCTCGCCGAGTCCGTCGAACGCGGTTCGGCGTTTCACCACGCCGGGCTCTCGAGCACCCAGCGCTCGCTCGTCGAGGACGCCTTTCGCGACCGCCTGCTGAAGGTGATTTCGGCGACGCCCACCCTGGCGGCAGGGGTCAACACGCCCGCCCGACGCGTCGTCGTGCGCGACTGGCGGCGCTTCGACCCCAGCGCAGGCGGGATGGCCCCGCTCGACGTACTCGAGGTCCACCAGATGATGGGCCGGGCGGGTCGGCCGGGACTCGACCCCTACGGCGAGGCCGTCTTGCTTGCGAAGAGCCACGACGAGAGCCAGGAACTGTTCGACCGCTACATCTGGGCCGACCCCGAGGCCGTCCGCTCGAAACTGGCCGCCGAACCCGCCCTGCGGACCCACGTCCTCGCCACCATCGCCTCCGGCTTCGCCCGCACGCGTGAGGGACTGCTCGAGTTCCTCGAGGCCACCCTCTATGCGAGCCAGTCGAGCGAGGCGGGCCGCCTCGAGGCCGTAACGGACAACGTGCTTGACTACCTCGAGCGCAACGACTTTATTGAGCGTGATGGTGGCGGTGGCGGCTCCGACGTGGGCGGCTTCACCTCTGCCGCCGACCTCGCTGACAACGACGGCAACGGCAGAAGCAGCGGTCCCGACGAAGACCTCGAGGCCACCAGCCTCGGCCACACCGTCTCGCGGCTCTACCTCGACCCGATGAGCGCCGCCGAAATCGTCCACGGACTCGAGCGCGCCGACGAACGGCCCACCGCGCTCGGCCTCTATCAACTGATCTCGAGAACGCCCGACATGTACGAACTCTACTTGCGCTCGGGCGAGGACAAGACGTTCGGCGAACTATTCTACGAGCGCGAGCGCGAACTGCTCGGCGACCCGCCCAGCGAGTTCGAGGACGAACGCTTCGAGGACTGGCTCGCCGCCCTCAAAACCGGGAAACTGCTCGAGGACTGGGCCGAAGAGGACGACGAGGAACGGATCACCGAACGGTACAAGATCGGTCCGGGCGACCTCCGCGGAAAAGTCGACACGGCCGAGTGGCTGCTCGGAGCCGCCGAGTCGCTCGCGCGCGAAACTGGCAGTGAGTGGACTGTTGCGGTGCGAGAAGCCCGTGCCCGCGTCGAACACGGCGTCGGCGAGGAGCTGCTCGAGCTCGTCTCCGTCGGCGGTGTCGGCCGCAAACGCGCCCGCCGGCTCCACGACGCAGGTATCGAGGAACCCGCAGACCTCCGCAGCGCCGAGAAGGGCGTCATTTTGAGCGTACTCAAGGGCGAGAAAACGGCCGAGAACATCCTCGAGAACGCCGGTCGCGAAGATCCGTCGATGGACGGCGTCGAACCGGACAAGAGTTCGGCTGCGAGCACCTCGAGCGGCGAGGACGCAGAGCGCACCGACGACACGGCGACAGACGAGGATGACGAGAACCAAGCCAGCCTGGGTGATTTCTGA
- a CDS encoding universal stress protein — MIDPDIVLVPTLGRPREEEALAYALETFPDADVTLLAVVTPLDARMSEGGVLERDDDRTAAARERASQLVARVDQPAAADRVEIDTAGGQPGTVVPQYATDHDVDHVVMYGHDTRSSGLVNRFLGRGVATTVVDRTPRPVTVLE; from the coding sequence ATGATCGACCCCGACATCGTCCTCGTCCCGACGCTCGGCCGCCCTCGAGAAGAGGAGGCACTCGCCTACGCGCTCGAGACGTTTCCAGACGCCGACGTGACGCTCCTGGCGGTCGTCACACCGCTCGATGCCCGGATGAGCGAGGGTGGCGTCCTCGAGCGAGACGACGACCGAACGGCTGCGGCGCGCGAGCGTGCGAGTCAGTTGGTGGCTAGGGTGGACCAGCCGGCTGCAGCCGACCGCGTCGAAATCGACACCGCAGGCGGCCAACCCGGAACCGTCGTCCCGCAGTACGCGACCGATCACGACGTCGACCACGTCGTCATGTACGGCCACGACACCCGCTCAAGCGGGCTCGTCAACCGATTTCTCGGCCGCGGTGTCGCAACGACGGTCGTCGACCGAACGCCGCGGCCAGTGACGGTCCTCGAGTGA
- a CDS encoding oxidoreductase produces MTSLEDPLSIGDCEIPNRLYRAPLLECAGNGPDSVDTLIDDLEPAAESGVGLIFQGATIVREDGGCAAPGMTRVHDPEFVSRLSRLTDRIHDHGGRIFVQLEHGGLRSMETWHAEHRQENPNLEQLAVSKPPWQLRLADRLGFLEYDPHVLSTEEVYELAADFGRSAAYCTDAGYDGIHLSGANMGIIQQFLSPFYNRRDDEFGGSPEARLEFLALVHEEIRDRAGDVPLVTKVPAETPAPPAPIVRRKLSLTDGIEIARRLERIGYDAVVPVQASVVWDMSIIRGEYPERAWANEALREGYDAAFGSPTRRRLVAFGNWLESLQYDFEPAWNAEFCQRVREQVSIPVLAEGGIRERGEIDRLLGDDSNPAACDMVGMARPFYAEPRLGARLLESGETAAIDEETRVLCESCNNCTVPQATGAPGICRTPAVLRERGTLERAGAYDRKDSD; encoded by the coding sequence ATGACCTCCCTCGAGGACCCGCTCTCCATTGGCGACTGCGAGATTCCCAACCGGCTCTACCGGGCTCCCTTGCTCGAGTGTGCGGGCAACGGGCCGGACTCTGTCGACACGCTAATCGATGACCTCGAGCCAGCCGCCGAATCGGGCGTCGGCCTCATCTTTCAGGGCGCAACCATCGTCCGCGAGGACGGCGGCTGTGCCGCACCGGGGATGACCCGTGTCCACGACCCCGAGTTCGTCTCGCGCCTATCCCGGCTGACCGACCGCATCCACGACCACGGCGGGCGCATCTTCGTCCAACTCGAGCACGGCGGTCTCCGGAGTATGGAAACCTGGCACGCCGAACACCGCCAGGAGAATCCGAATCTCGAGCAGTTGGCAGTGTCGAAGCCACCCTGGCAGTTACGGCTCGCTGACCGCCTCGGCTTTCTCGAGTACGATCCACACGTCCTCTCGACCGAGGAAGTCTACGAACTCGCTGCTGACTTCGGCCGCTCGGCCGCTTACTGTACCGACGCAGGCTACGATGGCATCCACCTCTCGGGGGCGAACATGGGTATCATCCAGCAGTTTCTCTCGCCCTTCTATAATCGCCGGGACGACGAGTTCGGCGGCTCGCCCGAGGCCAGACTCGAGTTTCTCGCGCTGGTGCACGAGGAAATTCGCGACCGGGCGGGCGACGTGCCGCTGGTGACCAAAGTTCCGGCAGAGACACCCGCGCCGCCTGCACCCATCGTCCGGCGAAAACTCTCGCTCACGGACGGCATCGAAATCGCTCGACGACTCGAACGAATCGGCTACGACGCCGTCGTTCCCGTCCAGGCGTCGGTCGTCTGGGACATGAGCATCATCCGCGGAGAGTACCCCGAGCGCGCGTGGGCCAACGAAGCACTGCGGGAGGGCTACGACGCAGCGTTCGGGAGTCCGACTCGACGACGGCTGGTCGCGTTCGGCAACTGGCTCGAGTCGCTACAGTATGATTTCGAGCCCGCCTGGAACGCCGAGTTCTGCCAGCGTGTGCGCGAGCAGGTGTCGATTCCCGTCCTCGCGGAAGGAGGGATTCGCGAGCGCGGCGAGATAGATCGGCTGCTGGGCGACGACTCGAACCCAGCAGCCTGCGACATGGTGGGGATGGCTCGTCCCTTCTACGCCGAACCGCGATTGGGGGCACGATTGCTCGAAAGCGGTGAAACCGCAGCTATCGACGAAGAAACGCGAGTCCTCTGTGAGAGCTGTAACAACTGCACGGTGCCGCAGGCGACCGGCGCGCCCGGCATCTGTCGGACACCAGCCGTGTTACGTGAACGGGGAACCCTCGAGCGAGCGGGTGCGTATGATCGAAAGGACAGCGATTAA
- a CDS encoding DUF211 domain-containing protein — MTPIRRLVLDVLKPHDPSVVTFTTQLGDLESIEAATATVIEVDESVKTLRVTIEGENLDLERIRAEIEDLSASIHSVDQVSCGSRTLEDPWL; from the coding sequence ATGACTCCGATTAGACGGCTCGTCCTCGACGTGTTGAAACCACACGACCCGAGCGTCGTCACGTTCACGACGCAACTGGGCGATCTCGAGAGCATCGAAGCTGCTACTGCGACGGTCATCGAAGTCGACGAGAGCGTCAAGACGCTGCGCGTCACCATCGAAGGCGAGAACCTGGACCTCGAGCGGATTCGCGCGGAAATCGAGGATCTGAGCGCGTCGATCCACTCGGTCGATCAGGTGTCCTGTGGCTCGCGAACGCTCGAGGATCCCTGGCTGTAG
- a CDS encoding rhodanese-like domain-containing protein, with product MNRRHFLAAGTAVTAAGLAGCLGGDDGQGSSADGYGPDSEETPDERSIDTDSYETASYNGTEVPLAPLEDVEYWYLRQEARIVDTRLENSYEDLRITGAALSTAPNGLDNDPTADWPQEDRIVTYCVCPHTMAVQRAATLIDAGFEDVYALDDGLEPWVVNGYPIEGDEVDGQAAAQLPAYHVEGQSDPAYAGEYISVRTASGDKEEMSVVDPDGSYELTLHFANLVDDSVLEVDAPDYTRELTLEEATSDVITA from the coding sequence ATGAATCGACGGCACTTTCTTGCAGCGGGGACAGCGGTGACGGCCGCTGGGCTCGCGGGTTGTCTCGGCGGCGACGACGGCCAGGGATCGTCCGCGGATGGCTACGGGCCGGACTCCGAGGAGACGCCAGACGAGCGTTCAATCGACACCGACAGCTACGAAACGGCAAGCTACAACGGGACGGAGGTTCCGCTTGCACCGCTCGAGGATGTCGAATACTGGTATCTGCGTCAAGAAGCGCGAATTGTCGATACGCGACTAGAAAATTCCTACGAGGATCTCCGAATCACCGGCGCAGCGTTGAGTACCGCACCCAACGGACTCGACAACGACCCAACCGCAGACTGGCCACAGGAAGACCGCATCGTCACCTACTGTGTTTGCCCACACACGATGGCAGTCCAGCGCGCTGCGACGCTCATCGATGCCGGGTTCGAGGACGTCTATGCGCTGGATGATGGCCTCGAGCCGTGGGTCGTCAACGGGTATCCAATCGAAGGCGATGAGGTCGACGGTCAGGCGGCCGCGCAGTTGCCAGCCTATCACGTCGAAGGGCAGTCTGATCCCGCCTACGCCGGCGAATACATCAGCGTCCGGACGGCCAGCGGCGACAAAGAAGAGATGAGTGTCGTCGATCCGGACGGCAGCTACGAACTGACGCTTCACTTTGCGAACCTTGTAGACGACTCCGTGCTCGAGGTCGACGCGCCCGATTACACCCGCGAACTGACGCTCGAGGAGGCGACGAGCGACGTTATTACGGCTTAA
- a CDS encoding inorganic phosphate transporter — protein sequence MVALSFALLVGIAVLTCLFMAWVLGANSNSPPFAPAIGANAISTMRAAFVIGILAAAGALMQGGSISETVGADLIDGVAITPLAATAGLLTAAGFMAIGIYTRYPIPAAFATTGAMVGVGLSLGGDPAIATYQRLGTFWIMVPFMSGGLAYVTAITLRRDDIPEAVGVPLLAGIVGAIVANIRLGVIPDTAADQGTIARFVSQQVISGPTLVADVTVGIVVVTILFGALWFYWVRTQVLESVETGIRSFLLVLGGIVAFSSGGSQVGLATGPLENLFRVELGLPGIVLLSIGATGILAGAWMAAPRLLQATSREYAQLGVRRSIAALVPGFIIAQLAIALGIPISLNNIILSGVIGGGLAAGSAGVSRRKIGFTITFWLLTLGSSIVVGYGLYQVLAFVIGG from the coding sequence ATGGTTGCACTGTCGTTCGCGCTGCTGGTTGGGATTGCCGTACTCACCTGTTTGTTCATGGCGTGGGTGCTCGGGGCGAACAGTAACTCGCCGCCGTTTGCGCCCGCAATCGGAGCGAACGCGATTTCGACGATGCGGGCCGCGTTCGTCATTGGGATTCTCGCTGCTGCGGGAGCGCTCATGCAAGGCGGGAGCATCTCCGAAACTGTCGGTGCGGATCTAATCGACGGCGTCGCGATCACGCCGCTTGCTGCAACGGCGGGATTGCTCACCGCAGCGGGCTTTATGGCCATCGGAATCTACACCCGCTATCCGATCCCCGCTGCGTTCGCGACGACGGGCGCAATGGTCGGTGTTGGCCTCTCACTCGGGGGAGATCCGGCGATAGCGACCTACCAACGACTCGGGACGTTCTGGATCATGGTTCCGTTCATGTCCGGTGGATTGGCGTATGTGACCGCAATCACGCTTCGGCGCGACGATATTCCCGAAGCCGTCGGCGTCCCGCTGCTTGCGGGTATCGTCGGTGCCATCGTCGCGAACATCCGTCTCGGAGTTATTCCAGATACCGCCGCTGACCAGGGGACAATTGCCCGATTCGTCTCCCAACAAGTCATCAGTGGCCCGACACTCGTCGCAGACGTCACAGTGGGAATCGTCGTCGTGACGATTCTCTTCGGTGCGCTCTGGTTTTACTGGGTCCGAACGCAAGTCCTCGAGTCCGTCGAGACCGGGATTCGCTCGTTTCTGCTCGTCCTCGGCGGTATCGTCGCGTTCTCCTCCGGCGGTTCACAGGTCGGACTCGCGACCGGCCCGCTCGAGAATCTCTTTCGTGTCGAACTCGGGCTGCCGGGCATCGTCCTGCTCTCGATTGGCGCGACAGGCATCCTCGCGGGTGCCTGGATGGCCGCCCCGCGATTGCTACAGGCGACCTCGAGGGAGTACGCCCAACTCGGCGTTCGGCGCTCGATTGCCGCGCTGGTTCCCGGCTTCATCATCGCGCAGTTAGCAATCGCACTCGGCATTCCGATTTCGCTGAACAACATCATCCTCTCGGGCGTCATCGGCGGCGGGCTGGCAGCCGGATCAGCCGGCGTCTCCCGGCGGAAAATTGGCTTTACGATTACATTCTGGCTGCTGACGCTCGGCAGTTCCATCGTCGTCGGCTACGGACTGTATCAGGTTCTTGCGTTCGTGATAGGGGGCTAA